The Alosa sapidissima isolate fAloSap1 chromosome 16, fAloSap1.pri, whole genome shotgun sequence genome has a segment encoding these proteins:
- the lrrfip2 gene encoding leucine-rich repeat flightless-interacting protein 2 isoform X5 yields the protein MGTPGRKRAPIKDRFSAEDEALSSIAREAEARLAAKRAARAEARDIRMRELERQQRELSHHHSSSNRKWGQIHQWMADAEKARTSHRSSTSQRRGRDDDTMSVRSSASYRSTSSSLRDLGSSQRSRSSTSRRRDAVSDGLSSSSALKSSRSTSSVYNDLHNLKKTSSGSKKDLLTGLYHDQRNYSSLKSTKPAPPTFTSTTTSSTYQPRASSTTPSTSGLTRSYSLASIYDDGLYGSYSSSKAPSEYSWYSSGASSTRSSPVSSSDDDSGSTVSQECYNRRRRDSTSSDFSDISETAADYFSRSNRRGSIVSDLDDLSIPDLDSLDEKCDKQYSEYSRPSSRCATPGLSAAALASLGGTSSRRGSGDAGSVVVDPDASLSELRDLYDLKDQIQDVEGRYMQGLKELKESLTEVEEKYKKAMVSNAQLDNDKANLIYQVDTLKDVIEEMEEQTSEMRREMDDKSKELERQKHTVSVLQHKQEELKEGIRQRDELIEALERQKEYFDCIRTERDELRDELADLKGKSKSGEKHGLVIIPEGMPNGDVDHELPPSGITVVTQEAAQVLESAGEGPLDVRLRKLADEKDELLAQIRKLKMQLEEEKQKHSKMESVFTDGERMENGTDLHFIEFQRDANRQISEFKFKLSKAEQEMGTMEQNISRLEGQVSRYKSAADNSEKVEDELKAEKRKLQRELRTALDKIEEMEMTNNHLVKRLEKMKANRNALLSQQ from the exons GCAGAGGCCAGGCTCGCAGCCAAGAGAGCCGCCCGGGCAGAAGCACGGGACATCCGAATGCGGGAGCTGGAACGCCAGCAGAGAGAG CTCTCTCACCACCACTCGTCCTCCAACAGGAAATGGGGGCAGATCCACCAATGGATG GCTGACGCTGAGAAGGCCCGAACCTCGCATCGGTCCAGCACGAGTCAACGACGG GGTCGAGATGACGATACAATGTCGGTCCGTAGCAGTGCCAGCTACAGG TCGACTTCATCCTCGCTACGAGACTTGGGGAGCTCCCAGCGGAGTCGATCTAGTACCTCTCGCAGGAGGGATGCGGTG TCTGACGGCCTCTCCAGCAGCTCGGCTCTGAAGAGCTCCCGTTCCACT AGCTCTGTGTACAACGACTTGCACAACTTGAAGAAGACCTCCAGTGGCTCTAAAAAGGACTTGCTG ACTGGACTGTACCACGACCAAAGGAACTACAGCAGCCTAAAGAGCACCAAACCTGCTCCCCCTACTTTCACCTCCACTACAACCTCTTCCACCTACCAACCTCGg GCTTCGTCCACCACCCCCAGCACAAGTGGTCTGACCCGAAGTTACAGCCTG GCCTCTATCTATGACGACGGTCTCTATGGTTCCTACAGTTCCAGCAAAGCT ccgtctGAATACAGCTGGTACTCCTCGGGGGCCAGCTCCACTCGTAGCAGCCCCGTG TCTTCCTCTGATGATGACTCCGGCAGCACTGTGTCCCAGGAGTGCTACAACCGCAGACGCAGGGACAGCACG TCGTCTGACTTCTCTGACATTAGTGAGACGGCTGCTGACTATTTCAGCCGCTCTAACCGCCGTGGCAGTATCGTGTCTGACCTGGATGATCTGAGTATTCCTGATCTGGACTCC CTGGATGAAAAATGCGACAAGCAGTACTCAGAGTACAGCCGG CCGTCGTCGCGCTGTGCCACCCCTGGGCTGTCTGCGGCTGCTCTGGCGTCGCTGGGCGGCACCTCGTCCAGGCGTGGTAGCGGAGACGCGGGCAGTGTCGTCGTCGACCCTGATGCTTCTCTCAGTGAGCTACGG GATCTGTATGATTTAAAGGACCAGATTCAGGATGTAGAGGGGCGCTACATGCAGGGGCTTAAGGAGCTGAAG GAGTCTCTAACAGAGGTGGAAGAGAAGTATAAGAAAGCTATGGTGTCCAACGCTCAGCTAGACAACGACAAAGCCAACCTGATCTACCAGGTGGACACGCTCAAGGACGTcatagaggagatggaggagcagACGTCAGAAATGAGACGAGAGATGGACGACAAGTCCAAG gAGTTAGAGAGACAGAAGCACACGGTGTCGGTGCTGCAGCACAAGCAGGAGGAGTTGAAGGAGGGCATTCGCCAGAGAGACGAGCTCAtagag GCcttagagagacagaaagagtacTTTGATTGCATTAGGACTGAGAGGGACGAGCTCAGAGATGAGCTGGCTGACCTCAAGGGGAAGTCCAAATCAGGAGAG AAACATGGGCTGGTCATCATCCCAGAGGGCATGCCCAACGGTGATGTAGACCACGAGCTGCCCCCCTCGGGCATCACCGTGGTGACGCAGGAGGCAGCGCAGGTGCTGGAGTCCGCTGGAGAGGGGCCTCTTG ATGTCAGGTTACGGAAGCTTGCGGACGAAAAGGATGAACTCTTAGCACAG atTCGTAAATTGAAGATGCAGCTGGAAGAGGAGAAACAGAAGCACTCTAAGATGGAAAGTGTGTTCACGGAcggagagaggatggagaatgGCACTGACCTGCACTTTATAGAGTTTCAGA gagaTGCCAACAGACAGATCAGCGAATTCAAGTTCAAGCTGTCGAAAGCAGAACAGGAAATGGGCACAATGGAACAGAAT ATCAGTAGACTTGAAGGACAGGTGTCGAGGTACAAGTCAGCAGCGGACAACTCTGAGAAGGTTGAGGATGAGCTGAAGGCTGAGAAGAGGAAACTTCAGAGAGAG TTGCGCACAGC
- the lrrfip2 gene encoding leucine-rich repeat flightless-interacting protein 2 isoform X1, which yields MGTPGRKRAPIKDRFSAEDEALSSIAREAEARLAAKRAARAEARDIRMRELERQQRELSHHHSSSNRKWGQIHQWMADAEKARTSHRSSTSQRRGRDDDTMSVRSSASYRSTSSSLRDLGSSQRSRSSTSRRRDAVSDGLSSSSALKSSRSTSSVYNDLHNLKKTSSGSKKDLLTGLYHDQRNYSSLKSTKPAPPTFTSTTTSSTYQPRASSTTPSTSGLTRSYSLASIYDDGLYGSYSSSKAPSEYSWYSSGASSTRSSPVSSSDDDSGSTVSQECYNRRRRDSTSSDFSDISETAADYFSRSNRRGSIVSDLDDLSIPDLDSLDEKCDKQYSEYSRPSSRCATPGLSAAALASLGGTSSRRGSGDAGSVVVDPDASLSELRDLYDLKDQIQDVEGRYMQGLKELKESLTEVEEKYKKAMVSNAQLDNDKANLIYQVDTLKDVIEEMEEQTSEMRREMDDKSKELERQKHTVSVLQHKQEELKEGIRQRDELIEDNQRMQQKLDTLTREVFDLQETINWKDKKIGALERQKEYFDCIRTERDELRDELADLKGKSKSGEKHGLVIIPEGMPNGDVDHELPPSGITVVTQEAAQVLESAGEGPLDVRLRKLADEKDELLAQIRKLKMQLEEEKQKHSKMESVFTDGERMENGTDLHFIEFQRDANRQISEFKFKLSKAEQEMGTMEQNISRLEGQVSRYKSAADNSEKVEDELKAEKRKLQRELRTALDKIEEMEMTNNHLVKRLEKMKANRNALLSQQ from the exons GCAGAGGCCAGGCTCGCAGCCAAGAGAGCCGCCCGGGCAGAAGCACGGGACATCCGAATGCGGGAGCTGGAACGCCAGCAGAGAGAG CTCTCTCACCACCACTCGTCCTCCAACAGGAAATGGGGGCAGATCCACCAATGGATG GCTGACGCTGAGAAGGCCCGAACCTCGCATCGGTCCAGCACGAGTCAACGACGG GGTCGAGATGACGATACAATGTCGGTCCGTAGCAGTGCCAGCTACAGG TCGACTTCATCCTCGCTACGAGACTTGGGGAGCTCCCAGCGGAGTCGATCTAGTACCTCTCGCAGGAGGGATGCGGTG TCTGACGGCCTCTCCAGCAGCTCGGCTCTGAAGAGCTCCCGTTCCACT AGCTCTGTGTACAACGACTTGCACAACTTGAAGAAGACCTCCAGTGGCTCTAAAAAGGACTTGCTG ACTGGACTGTACCACGACCAAAGGAACTACAGCAGCCTAAAGAGCACCAAACCTGCTCCCCCTACTTTCACCTCCACTACAACCTCTTCCACCTACCAACCTCGg GCTTCGTCCACCACCCCCAGCACAAGTGGTCTGACCCGAAGTTACAGCCTG GCCTCTATCTATGACGACGGTCTCTATGGTTCCTACAGTTCCAGCAAAGCT ccgtctGAATACAGCTGGTACTCCTCGGGGGCCAGCTCCACTCGTAGCAGCCCCGTG TCTTCCTCTGATGATGACTCCGGCAGCACTGTGTCCCAGGAGTGCTACAACCGCAGACGCAGGGACAGCACG TCGTCTGACTTCTCTGACATTAGTGAGACGGCTGCTGACTATTTCAGCCGCTCTAACCGCCGTGGCAGTATCGTGTCTGACCTGGATGATCTGAGTATTCCTGATCTGGACTCC CTGGATGAAAAATGCGACAAGCAGTACTCAGAGTACAGCCGG CCGTCGTCGCGCTGTGCCACCCCTGGGCTGTCTGCGGCTGCTCTGGCGTCGCTGGGCGGCACCTCGTCCAGGCGTGGTAGCGGAGACGCGGGCAGTGTCGTCGTCGACCCTGATGCTTCTCTCAGTGAGCTACGG GATCTGTATGATTTAAAGGACCAGATTCAGGATGTAGAGGGGCGCTACATGCAGGGGCTTAAGGAGCTGAAG GAGTCTCTAACAGAGGTGGAAGAGAAGTATAAGAAAGCTATGGTGTCCAACGCTCAGCTAGACAACGACAAAGCCAACCTGATCTACCAGGTGGACACGCTCAAGGACGTcatagaggagatggaggagcagACGTCAGAAATGAGACGAGAGATGGACGACAAGTCCAAG gAGTTAGAGAGACAGAAGCACACGGTGTCGGTGCTGCAGCACAAGCAGGAGGAGTTGAAGGAGGGCATTCGCCAGAGAGACGAGCTCAtagag GACAACCAGCGAATGCAGCAAAAGTTAGATACGCTCACCCGCGAGGTGTTTGATCTGCAGGAGACCATTAACTGGAAGGACAAAAAGATTGGG GCcttagagagacagaaagagtacTTTGATTGCATTAGGACTGAGAGGGACGAGCTCAGAGATGAGCTGGCTGACCTCAAGGGGAAGTCCAAATCAGGAGAG AAACATGGGCTGGTCATCATCCCAGAGGGCATGCCCAACGGTGATGTAGACCACGAGCTGCCCCCCTCGGGCATCACCGTGGTGACGCAGGAGGCAGCGCAGGTGCTGGAGTCCGCTGGAGAGGGGCCTCTTG ATGTCAGGTTACGGAAGCTTGCGGACGAAAAGGATGAACTCTTAGCACAG atTCGTAAATTGAAGATGCAGCTGGAAGAGGAGAAACAGAAGCACTCTAAGATGGAAAGTGTGTTCACGGAcggagagaggatggagaatgGCACTGACCTGCACTTTATAGAGTTTCAGA gagaTGCCAACAGACAGATCAGCGAATTCAAGTTCAAGCTGTCGAAAGCAGAACAGGAAATGGGCACAATGGAACAGAAT ATCAGTAGACTTGAAGGACAGGTGTCGAGGTACAAGTCAGCAGCGGACAACTCTGAGAAGGTTGAGGATGAGCTGAAGGCTGAGAAGAGGAAACTTCAGAGAGAG TTGCGCACAGC
- the lrrfip2 gene encoding leucine-rich repeat flightless-interacting protein 2 isoform X2 has translation MGTPGRKRAPIKDRFSAEDEALSSIAREAEARLAAKRAARAEARDIRMRELERQQRELSHHHSSSNRKWGQIHQWMADAEKARTSHRSSTSQRRGRDDDTMSVRSSASYRSTSSSLRDLGSSQRSRSSTSRRRDAVSDGLSSSSALKSSRSTSSVYNDLHNLKKTSSGSKKDLLTGLYHDQRNYSSLKSTKPAPPTFTSTTTSSTYQPRASSTTPSTSGLTRSYSLASIYDDGLYGSYSSSKASSSDDDSGSTVSQECYNRRRRDSTSSDFSDISETAADYFSRSNRRGSIVSDLDDLSIPDLDSLDEKCDKQYSEYSRPSSRCATPGLSAAALASLGGTSSRRGSGDAGSVVVDPDASLSELRDLYDLKDQIQDVEGRYMQGLKELKESLTEVEEKYKKAMVSNAQLDNDKANLIYQVDTLKDVIEEMEEQTSEMRREMDDKSKELERQKHTVSVLQHKQEELKEGIRQRDELIEDNQRMQQKLDTLTREVFDLQETINWKDKKIGALERQKEYFDCIRTERDELRDELADLKGKSKSGEKHGLVIIPEGMPNGDVDHELPPSGITVVTQEAAQVLESAGEGPLDVRLRKLADEKDELLAQIRKLKMQLEEEKQKHSKMESVFTDGERMENGTDLHFIEFQRDANRQISEFKFKLSKAEQEMGTMEQNISRLEGQVSRYKSAADNSEKVEDELKAEKRKLQRELRTALDKIEEMEMTNNHLVKRLEKMKANRNALLSQQ, from the exons GCAGAGGCCAGGCTCGCAGCCAAGAGAGCCGCCCGGGCAGAAGCACGGGACATCCGAATGCGGGAGCTGGAACGCCAGCAGAGAGAG CTCTCTCACCACCACTCGTCCTCCAACAGGAAATGGGGGCAGATCCACCAATGGATG GCTGACGCTGAGAAGGCCCGAACCTCGCATCGGTCCAGCACGAGTCAACGACGG GGTCGAGATGACGATACAATGTCGGTCCGTAGCAGTGCCAGCTACAGG TCGACTTCATCCTCGCTACGAGACTTGGGGAGCTCCCAGCGGAGTCGATCTAGTACCTCTCGCAGGAGGGATGCGGTG TCTGACGGCCTCTCCAGCAGCTCGGCTCTGAAGAGCTCCCGTTCCACT AGCTCTGTGTACAACGACTTGCACAACTTGAAGAAGACCTCCAGTGGCTCTAAAAAGGACTTGCTG ACTGGACTGTACCACGACCAAAGGAACTACAGCAGCCTAAAGAGCACCAAACCTGCTCCCCCTACTTTCACCTCCACTACAACCTCTTCCACCTACCAACCTCGg GCTTCGTCCACCACCCCCAGCACAAGTGGTCTGACCCGAAGTTACAGCCTG GCCTCTATCTATGACGACGGTCTCTATGGTTCCTACAGTTCCAGCAAAGCT TCTTCCTCTGATGATGACTCCGGCAGCACTGTGTCCCAGGAGTGCTACAACCGCAGACGCAGGGACAGCACG TCGTCTGACTTCTCTGACATTAGTGAGACGGCTGCTGACTATTTCAGCCGCTCTAACCGCCGTGGCAGTATCGTGTCTGACCTGGATGATCTGAGTATTCCTGATCTGGACTCC CTGGATGAAAAATGCGACAAGCAGTACTCAGAGTACAGCCGG CCGTCGTCGCGCTGTGCCACCCCTGGGCTGTCTGCGGCTGCTCTGGCGTCGCTGGGCGGCACCTCGTCCAGGCGTGGTAGCGGAGACGCGGGCAGTGTCGTCGTCGACCCTGATGCTTCTCTCAGTGAGCTACGG GATCTGTATGATTTAAAGGACCAGATTCAGGATGTAGAGGGGCGCTACATGCAGGGGCTTAAGGAGCTGAAG GAGTCTCTAACAGAGGTGGAAGAGAAGTATAAGAAAGCTATGGTGTCCAACGCTCAGCTAGACAACGACAAAGCCAACCTGATCTACCAGGTGGACACGCTCAAGGACGTcatagaggagatggaggagcagACGTCAGAAATGAGACGAGAGATGGACGACAAGTCCAAG gAGTTAGAGAGACAGAAGCACACGGTGTCGGTGCTGCAGCACAAGCAGGAGGAGTTGAAGGAGGGCATTCGCCAGAGAGACGAGCTCAtagag GACAACCAGCGAATGCAGCAAAAGTTAGATACGCTCACCCGCGAGGTGTTTGATCTGCAGGAGACCATTAACTGGAAGGACAAAAAGATTGGG GCcttagagagacagaaagagtacTTTGATTGCATTAGGACTGAGAGGGACGAGCTCAGAGATGAGCTGGCTGACCTCAAGGGGAAGTCCAAATCAGGAGAG AAACATGGGCTGGTCATCATCCCAGAGGGCATGCCCAACGGTGATGTAGACCACGAGCTGCCCCCCTCGGGCATCACCGTGGTGACGCAGGAGGCAGCGCAGGTGCTGGAGTCCGCTGGAGAGGGGCCTCTTG ATGTCAGGTTACGGAAGCTTGCGGACGAAAAGGATGAACTCTTAGCACAG atTCGTAAATTGAAGATGCAGCTGGAAGAGGAGAAACAGAAGCACTCTAAGATGGAAAGTGTGTTCACGGAcggagagaggatggagaatgGCACTGACCTGCACTTTATAGAGTTTCAGA gagaTGCCAACAGACAGATCAGCGAATTCAAGTTCAAGCTGTCGAAAGCAGAACAGGAAATGGGCACAATGGAACAGAAT ATCAGTAGACTTGAAGGACAGGTGTCGAGGTACAAGTCAGCAGCGGACAACTCTGAGAAGGTTGAGGATGAGCTGAAGGCTGAGAAGAGGAAACTTCAGAGAGAG TTGCGCACAGC
- the lrrfip2 gene encoding leucine-rich repeat flightless-interacting protein 2 isoform X8 — MGTPGRKRAPIKDRFSAEDEALSSIAREAEARLAAKRAARAEARDIRMRELERQQRELSHHHSSSNRKWGQIHQWMADAEKARTSHRSSTSQRRGRDDDTMSVRSSASYRSTSSSLRDLGSSQRSRSSTSRRRDAVSDGLSSSSALKSSRSTSSVYNDLHNLKKTSSGSKKDLLTGLYHDQRNYSSLKSTKPAPPTFTSTTTSSTYQPRASSTTPSTSGLTRSYSLASIYDDGLYGSYSSSKAPSEYSWYSSGASSTRSSPVSSSDDDSGSTVSQECYNRRRRDSTSSDFSDISETAADYFSRSNRRGSIVSDLDDLSIPDLDSLDEKCDKQYSEYSRPSSRCATPGLSAAALASLGGTSSRRGSGDAGSVVVDPDASLSELRDLYDLKDQIQDVEGRYMQGLKELKESLTEVEEKYKKAMVSNAQLDNDKANLIYQVDTLKDVIEEMEEQTSEMRREMDDKSKELERQKHTVSVLQHKQEELKEGIRQRDELIEKHGLVIIPEGMPNGDVDHELPPSGITVVTQEAAQVLESAGEGPLDVRLRKLADEKDELLAQIRKLKMQLEEEKQKHSKMESVFTDGERMENGTDLHFIEFQRDANRQISEFKFKLSKAEQEMGTMEQNISRLEGQVSRYKSAADNSEKVEDELKAEKRKLQRELRTALDKIEEMEMTNNHLVKRLEKMKANRNALLSQQ, encoded by the exons GCAGAGGCCAGGCTCGCAGCCAAGAGAGCCGCCCGGGCAGAAGCACGGGACATCCGAATGCGGGAGCTGGAACGCCAGCAGAGAGAG CTCTCTCACCACCACTCGTCCTCCAACAGGAAATGGGGGCAGATCCACCAATGGATG GCTGACGCTGAGAAGGCCCGAACCTCGCATCGGTCCAGCACGAGTCAACGACGG GGTCGAGATGACGATACAATGTCGGTCCGTAGCAGTGCCAGCTACAGG TCGACTTCATCCTCGCTACGAGACTTGGGGAGCTCCCAGCGGAGTCGATCTAGTACCTCTCGCAGGAGGGATGCGGTG TCTGACGGCCTCTCCAGCAGCTCGGCTCTGAAGAGCTCCCGTTCCACT AGCTCTGTGTACAACGACTTGCACAACTTGAAGAAGACCTCCAGTGGCTCTAAAAAGGACTTGCTG ACTGGACTGTACCACGACCAAAGGAACTACAGCAGCCTAAAGAGCACCAAACCTGCTCCCCCTACTTTCACCTCCACTACAACCTCTTCCACCTACCAACCTCGg GCTTCGTCCACCACCCCCAGCACAAGTGGTCTGACCCGAAGTTACAGCCTG GCCTCTATCTATGACGACGGTCTCTATGGTTCCTACAGTTCCAGCAAAGCT ccgtctGAATACAGCTGGTACTCCTCGGGGGCCAGCTCCACTCGTAGCAGCCCCGTG TCTTCCTCTGATGATGACTCCGGCAGCACTGTGTCCCAGGAGTGCTACAACCGCAGACGCAGGGACAGCACG TCGTCTGACTTCTCTGACATTAGTGAGACGGCTGCTGACTATTTCAGCCGCTCTAACCGCCGTGGCAGTATCGTGTCTGACCTGGATGATCTGAGTATTCCTGATCTGGACTCC CTGGATGAAAAATGCGACAAGCAGTACTCAGAGTACAGCCGG CCGTCGTCGCGCTGTGCCACCCCTGGGCTGTCTGCGGCTGCTCTGGCGTCGCTGGGCGGCACCTCGTCCAGGCGTGGTAGCGGAGACGCGGGCAGTGTCGTCGTCGACCCTGATGCTTCTCTCAGTGAGCTACGG GATCTGTATGATTTAAAGGACCAGATTCAGGATGTAGAGGGGCGCTACATGCAGGGGCTTAAGGAGCTGAAG GAGTCTCTAACAGAGGTGGAAGAGAAGTATAAGAAAGCTATGGTGTCCAACGCTCAGCTAGACAACGACAAAGCCAACCTGATCTACCAGGTGGACACGCTCAAGGACGTcatagaggagatggaggagcagACGTCAGAAATGAGACGAGAGATGGACGACAAGTCCAAG gAGTTAGAGAGACAGAAGCACACGGTGTCGGTGCTGCAGCACAAGCAGGAGGAGTTGAAGGAGGGCATTCGCCAGAGAGACGAGCTCAtagag AAACATGGGCTGGTCATCATCCCAGAGGGCATGCCCAACGGTGATGTAGACCACGAGCTGCCCCCCTCGGGCATCACCGTGGTGACGCAGGAGGCAGCGCAGGTGCTGGAGTCCGCTGGAGAGGGGCCTCTTG ATGTCAGGTTACGGAAGCTTGCGGACGAAAAGGATGAACTCTTAGCACAG atTCGTAAATTGAAGATGCAGCTGGAAGAGGAGAAACAGAAGCACTCTAAGATGGAAAGTGTGTTCACGGAcggagagaggatggagaatgGCACTGACCTGCACTTTATAGAGTTTCAGA gagaTGCCAACAGACAGATCAGCGAATTCAAGTTCAAGCTGTCGAAAGCAGAACAGGAAATGGGCACAATGGAACAGAAT ATCAGTAGACTTGAAGGACAGGTGTCGAGGTACAAGTCAGCAGCGGACAACTCTGAGAAGGTTGAGGATGAGCTGAAGGCTGAGAAGAGGAAACTTCAGAGAGAG TTGCGCACAGC